A window of the Penaeus monodon isolate SGIC_2016 chromosome 38, NSTDA_Pmon_1, whole genome shotgun sequence genome harbors these coding sequences:
- the LOC119596923 gene encoding prefoldin subunit 2-like: MADKKAKALTKSEGEEIVQKFQQMRNEQRSLMAKITELEQDLNEHKVVIETLTEVSPERKCFRMVGGVLVERTVAEILPALTNNRDQLTKVIESLNDKLVAKGKEVNEYREKHGIRIRGQDDTPKEDTSSQSNNAPSTQGVLVSNKS, encoded by the exons ATGGCAGACAAGAAGGCGAAGGCGCTCACCAAGAGCGAGGGCGAGGAGATCGTCCAGAAGTTCCAGCAGATGAGGAATGAGCAGAGATCGCTCATGGCCAAGATCACCGAGCTGGAGCAGGACCTGAATGAGCACAA ggTTGTTATAGAAACACTTACTGAAGTCTCCCCAGAGCGAAAGTGTTTCCGTATGGTTGGAGGGGTTTTAGTAGAAAGAACCGTTGCTGAGATTCTACCAGCTCTCACAAATAATAGGGACCAG TTAACCAAGGTCATAGAGTCTCTGAACGACAAGCTTGTTGCAAAGGGGAAAGAGGTCAACGAGTACAGGGAGAAGCACGGAATTCGGATCAGGGGCCAGGACGACACACCAAAGGAGGACACTTCTTCACAGTCGAATAACGCCCCCAGCACACAGGGGGTTCTGGTTTCAAACAAGTCCTAG